One stretch of Clostridia bacterium DNA includes these proteins:
- a CDS encoding glycosyltransferase family 2 protein translates to MDKKVGLIIPAFNEQPRISAVLDVVTDISLFEDILVVDDGSEDDTFKVAKKYDIKAIRNDENLGKGAAMQRGLQELEGMDLYVFLDADLIGLKEDHIKALISPFFEDDEMDMSVGQFKDMRKKSVDLAQKYFSILNGQRALSSKFVEILPDMSWSRFGVEVLLSKYANLTDSKVCFPILEDISHYTKEEKFGFKKGFAYRLQMYKEVMYSLFNHKKYIGLSPETYEDRMENLNR, encoded by the coding sequence ATGGATAAAAAAGTAGGACTAATAATTCCCGCTTTTAATGAACAGCCCCGCATATCGGCGGTGCTAGATGTTGTCACCGATATATCTCTGTTTGAGGATATATTGGTAGTTGATGATGGTTCAGAGGATGACACATTTAAAGTTGCAAAAAAATATGACATAAAAGCTATAAGGAATGATGAAAACCTTGGCAAGGGCGCTGCAATGCAAAGAGGATTACAGGAATTGGAAGGCATGGATTTGTACGTTTTTTTGGATGCTGATCTGATAGGCCTTAAGGAAGACCATATAAAAGCGCTCATATCTCCATTTTTTGAGGATGATGAGATGGATATGAGCGTAGGTCAGTTTAAAGATATGAGAAAGAAATCTGTGGATCTAGCACAGAAATATTTTTCTATTTTAAATGGTCAAAGGGCATTAAGCTCTAAATTTGTTGAAATATTGCCTGATATGTCATGGTCTCGTTTTGGAGTGGAGGTACTGCTTTCAAAATATGCTAATCTGACCGATTCCAAAGTATGTTTTCCCATACTGGAAGACATAAGCCATTATACAAAAGAGGAAAAGTTCGGGTTTAAAAAAGGTTTCGCATATAGGTTGCAAATGTATAAAGAGGTGATGTATTCCTTATTTAATCATAAGAAGTATATAGGGTTATCTCCTGAAACCTATGAGGACAGGATGGAAAACTTAAATAGATGA